A genomic segment from Labrus bergylta chromosome 3, fLabBer1.1, whole genome shotgun sequence encodes:
- the greb1 gene encoding protein GREB1 → MGNSYAGQLRTTRFEEVLHNSIEASLRSNTVVPRPVFSQLYLETEQPLTHDGRAENDDEDDEDGSESNSPPIPYQMKPPPEGCCTTDGFCQAGRDLRLSTLASDPFDVPTGFMLVGVKSPSLPESLLVCAVDHRFLPDERGHNALLGFSGNCMGCGEKGFRYFTEFSNHINLKLSTQPKKQKHLKYLLYRNNQGLLVQGAPVFWRGHECRIRRIASTLAEGHVTSDGQPPNINPTHPSHTAGAHVDPPVLPQIADVPPSPANGNHAVPSAITQPPLNQSGPGRPSATGPPANAGPPKKRHKGWSPESSANSLPESAVKTPPSSSTSTTIPVSSVISSGARPETAVPLSSPQGSSTPISPPELSVTIPDQLLHTCRLQPVIFKGHGPLPQLTGNVSEVLVSSLLQSCYLSSQTLPRVYQHYGPSPIQPLSTEMQILLTVYYLVQLGPDQVPLIEDLEQIFMRSWRESHLSEIRQYQQPQTAATQGRLYGIETLSTLPGFPQHLSLPPQSQQPLTPSQLPWLAQLAASSCGEGVVVVGEQVGSLAQGIQQTFSRLKEGRLENTNYVVIIVTAPGQETQSCVIVTGKHQCRALAESMYSPSEGLKEINQQLSTGVAQELIHYCNCLGQDGDLDSLLDSATVDSNEQSPMSSSQESAEDKSLKSRHSPKDVQRPKESQTQGSKDSPSTKEGASSPKDTCSEYSVDWREVRPIQLAVARKLLSHVCAIADSSTQNLDLGSFDRVSFLILVPPSEVTFQQTVLHLWSSGVLQERGGLDQECLSQQEAERYVVKMDQSAQTRIDNLIQEAHRNSYTLYILVHDHAHRDINIESCSSSDSSLGLVDQLLNSRQVRDAPNILILHVTSFPFALQTQYTRISPYNEIHWPSAFSNDVDLYHERTRYFGVSELLESTRSGSSLPLMRCDSSFESMASALEERFPKLHSAVIRTTVLIQHYCVALMAVSGRISGSHNLHKHTSVETLEIVQSLLTAAQQCPAHHGHMVLLRIPSLALAAWAHRRLSRVRRQLGLEESFEIIMGNPNQALTIGQNFTDQIKTWLKIQEADWVPRTYLELEALPCILILSGAEPLGESLPRSLKYCDLRVISCSYLQRTTLEQELGLAAYLVKAESRPPHNPGPGSDQLESDAEKLSSTDNEEEEGQENGDSPLSSSQQLRSGPDSGGSDPFPAQSTSSPNVQKRTPDTIKSPSPSQTQNQPQPLSQSLLCPQPALHHQTLPQVQGHSQPQFQSQNQSLSQPNSQHYNQTSSQHQSLSNMQVPHTQPQILPPAQSRRQHSKSTSSGSLSPRASSPHLSCSWARGVSRPPSVLLPRALYDIITASDSSGLPRCTTFLPHMSVAWASSFRPLLSKMMTCTEQSLYYRQWTVPRSYHMDCSNRTEGRSDNFHPRRLLLSGPPQVGKTGAYLHFLGTLSRMLIRLMEVDIYDEEDINYSAQAEGVQYHLPNSRWPNPDIMKTIHFNYTIHDPKYDDISSVYCPEYKPSAKGNPMRQEDVYIRRRTSRIKLSKYAAYNTYHHCEQCHQYLGFNPRYQMYESTLHAFTFTHLLLGEEIQLYFIIPKSKEHYFSFSNPGGQLESMRLPLTSDWSPDCIKSPIFTPTTGRHEHGLFNLYHAMDGASHLHILVVKEYEMAVYKKYWPNHIMLVLPTVFNGAGIGAAHFLIKELSYHNLELERSRRLEGGGPAGDVWPFIILADDSCVMWNAVDLDTRSGAVEQAVSLKQVLQHMEACPDLVQYGLCGIRKWSSRGLTGNPRREPFSRGHLHDFLLLNVDRSQNVQYDQNRFTCHDVDFTLRLHSAGLLVCRFNSFSVMKKQIAIGGYRTFIIKTKMTDVPTSVGPSQYVCAPDSKHLFLATPAQLLLEKYLQHTSQKLFPLSTKNYAHPVLSVDCYLNLGPEVTVCFVSSRPHSVNISTAGLLFSGLLLCFADSFVTAGFLKKFTFLQGATLCVIGADRSSLRQTVGRLELEEEWRFRLSDEFQTANAKEDRPLFFLTGKHI, encoded by the exons ATGGGGAACTCGTATGCTGGCCAGCTACGGACCACACGCTTTGAGGAGGTTCTCCATAACTCCATTGAGGCGTCTCTGAGGTCCAACACTGTAGTGCCTCGTCCTGTGTTCTCACAGCTGTATCTGGAGACAGAGCAGCCGTTGACACATGATG GCCGTGCAGAgaatgatgatgaggatgatgaagatgggTCAGAATCTAACAGTCCTCCTATACCCTATCAGATGAAGCCCCCACCTGAGGGATGCTGCACCACAGATG GCTTCTGTCAGGCAGGCCGAGACCTGCGCCTGTCTACACTGGCATCAGATCCCTTTGATGTGCCCACTGGGTTCATGTTGGTTGGGGTGAagtccccctccctccctgagAGCCTGCTGGTCTGTGCCGTGGATCACCGCTTCCTGCCAGATGAACGTGGTCACAATGCACTGCTGG GTTTTTCAGGGAATTGCATGGGCTGTGGAGAGAAAGGCTTTCGTTATTTCACAGAGTTCTCCAACCACATAAATCTGAAGCTCAGCACGCAgcccaaaaaacaaaagcacttGAAGTACCTTCTCTACAGAAACAACCAGGGCCTGCTGGTCCAAGGAGCTCCCGTCTTCTGGAGGGGACACG AATGCAGGATTAGACGGATTGCATCCACCCTTGCAGAAGGTCATGTGACATCGGATGGACAGCCACCAAACATTAACCCGACTCACCCatcacacacag CAGGAGCACATGTGGACCCACCCGTTCTGCCACAAATAGCTGACGTTCCCCCCTCGCCGGCAAATGGCAATCATGCTGTTCCCTCCGCCATCACACAGCCACCTTTAAATCAGTCAGGGCCGGGAAGACCCTCAGCTACAG GTCCACCTGCAAATGCTGGACCTCCAAAAAAGAGGCACAAGGGCTGGTCCCCTGAGTCCTCTGCCAACAGTCTGCCAGAGAGCGCTGTGAAGACACCTCCATCTTCATCCACCTCAACAACAATACCAGTTTCTTCTGTTATAAGTAGTGGAGCCAGGCCAG AGACAGCCGTTCCACTGAGCTCACCGCAGGGTTCCTCAACCCCAATTTCTCCCCCAGAGCTGTCTGTAACCATCCCTGATCAGCTGCTACACACCTGCAGACTGCAACCTGTCATCTTTAAAG GTCACGGCCCTCTCCCTCAGTTAACTGGCAATGTCAGTGAAGTGCTCGTCAGTTCTTTGCTCCAGAGCTGTTATCTGAGCTCCCAGACGCTCCCCAGAGTCTACCAGCACTACGGACCATCACCCATCCAGCCGTTGTCAACTGAGATGCAGATTCTACTCACGGTGTACTACCTCGTTCAGCTAG GTCCAGACCAGGTGCCCCTCATTGAGGACTTGGAGCAGATTTTCATGAGGTCATGGAGGGAGTCCCACCTCAGCGAGATCAGACAGTACCAGCAGCCTCAAACAGCTGCCACCCAAGGGAGACTATATGGCATAGAG ACCCTGTCCACCCTGCCTGGCTTCCCACAGCATCTCTCATTACCGCCCCAGAGCCAGCAACCTCTGACCCCTAGCCAGCTCCCTTGGCTGGCCCAGCTGGCTGCGTCATCCTGTGGAGAAGGCGTGGTGGTTGTAGGCGAGCAGGTTGGATCTTTGGCTCAAGGCATCCAGCAAACGTTCAGCAGGCTGAAGGAAGGACGGCTCGAAAACACCAACTATGTAGTAATTATTGTCACTGCACCAGGACAGGAAACACAATCCTGTGTGATTGTCACAG GTAAACACCAGTGTCGGGCTTTGGCAGAGAGCATGTACTCTCCCAGTGAGGGACTCAAAGAAATAAACCAGCAACTTTCCACTGGTGTTGCCCAGGAACTCATCCACTACTGCAACTGCCTCGGACAAG ATGGTGATTTGGACTCCCTGCTGGACAGTGCCACCGTGGACAGTAACGAGCAGTCTCCCATGTCCAGTAGTCAGGAGTCAGCTGAAGATAAGAGTCTAAAATCCAGGCACAGTCCAAAAGATGTTCAGAGACCAAAAGAGTCACAAACACAGGGTTCAAAAGACTCACCGAGCACTAAAGAGGGAGCTTCAAGTCCCAAAGACACCTGTTCAG AATACTCTGTAGATTGGCGTGAGGTTCGTCCCATCCAGCTTGCAGTTGCCAGAAAGCTCCTGTCCCATGTTTGTGCGATAGCCGACTCCAGCACTCAGAACCTGGACCTCGGCTCGTTTGACAGGGTCAGCTTCCTCATCCTAGTCCCGCCCTCTGAGGTCACATTTCAGCAGACAGTTCTTCACCTCTGGAGCTCTG GTGTCCTTCAGGAGCGGGGGGGTTTAGACCAGGAGTGTTTGTCTCAACAGGAGGCTGAGCGTTATGTGGTCAAGATGGATCAGAGCGCTCAGACACGAATTGACAACCTCATTCAGGAAGCACATAGGAACTCCTACACGCTTTACATCCTGGTCCATGACCATGCCCACCGGGAcattaacat TGAATCCTGCAGTAGCTCAGACAGTAGTTTGGGTCTGGTGGACCAGTTGTTAAACTCCAGACAGGTCCGAGATGCTCCAAACATCCTTATCCTCCACGTCACTTCTTTCCCCTTCGCCCTGCAGACGCAGTATACTCGCATCAGCCCTTACAACGAGATCCACTGGCCCTCTGCGTTCAGTAAT GATGTGGACTTGTACCATGAGAGGACGAGGTACTTTGGTGTGTCAGAGCTTTTAGAGTCAACGCGTTCAGGCAGCAGCCTGCCTCTGATGCGTTGTGATTCCTCCTTTGAAAGTATGGCATCTGCTCTGGAAGAGAG GTTCCCAAAGCTGCACAGTGCTGTGATCCGGACTACAGTATTGATCCAACACTACTGTGTAGCTCTGATGGCTGTATCTGGCAGAATCAGCGGCTCCCACAATCTCCACAAACACACGTCTGTAGAGACCCTAGAGATTGTACAATCACTGCTCACTGCTGCCCAGCAATGTCCCGCCCACCATGGCCACATGGTCCTGCTGCGGATCCCCTCGCTGGCTCTGGCAGCGTGGGCCCACAGACGGCTGTCCAGGGTTAGGAGGCAGCTTGGTCTGGAGGAGAGTTTTGAAATCATCATGGGGAATCCAAACCAAGCTCTGACTATTGGACAGAACTTCACTGACCAGATCAAG ACATGGCTGAAGATCCAGGAGGCTGACTGGGTTCCTCGGACCTACCTAGAACTGGAGGCCCTCCCCTGCATACTTATCTTGTCAGGAGCTGAGCCTCTGGGAGAATCCCTGCCCAG ATCACTGAAGTACTGTGATCTCAGAGTGATAAGCTGCTCCTACCTCCAGAGGACCACACTTGAACAAGAGCTAGGACTGGCTGCTTATCTAGTGAAGGCAGAGTCCCGACCTCCACACAACCCAGGACCAGGAAGTGACCAGCTGGAGAGTGATGCAGAGAAACTCAGCAGTACTgacaatgaggaggaggagggacaagagAATG GGGACTCCCCTCTGTCATCCAGTCAGCAGCTTCGGTCAGGCCCAGACAGTGGAGGTTCAGATCCCTTCCCTGCACAAAGCACCAGCTCTCCAAATGTTCAGAAAAGGACCCCTGATACCATAAAGTCTCCCTCACCATCACAGACTCAAAATCAACCCCAGCCCCTGTCTCAATCTCTTCTGTGTCCTCAACCTGCGCTACACCACCAAACCCTCCCTCAAGTGCAGGGTCACTCCCAGCCCCAATTTCAGAGTCAAAATCAGTCACTATCTCAACCAAATTCCCAACATTACAATCAAACATCTTCCCAGCACCAGTCGCTCTCCAACATGCAAGTACCTCATACTCAGCCACAAATACTTCCCCCTGCACAGTCTCGCCGCCAACACTCCAAGTCCACCTCCTCTGGCTCCTTGTCCCCCCGagcctcctctcctcatctgaGCTGCTCCTGGGCTCGAGGAGTGAGTCGACCGCCCTCTGTGCTCCTCCCTCGTGCCCTCTACGATATCATCACAGCTAGCGACAGCAGCGGGCTTCCACGATGTACTACATTCCTGCCACACATGTCCGTCGCATGGGCCAGCAGCTTTAG GCCCTTGCTGAGTAAGATGATGACGTGCACAGAGCAGTCACTGTACTATCGCCAGTGGACCGTGCCTCGCTCCTACCACATGGACTGCAGCAACCGCACTGAAGGACGAAGTGACAACTTTCACCCTCGCAGACTGCTGCTCAGTGGACCTCCACAG GTGGGTAAGACAGGAGCGTACCTACACTTCTTAGGTACTTTGTCTCGGATGCTGATCAGGCTGATGGAGGTGGATATCTACGATGAAGAAGACATCAACTACA GTGCTCAGGCAGAGGGAGTGCAGTACCACCTACCCAACTCTCGCTGGCCCAACCCAGATATCATGAAGACTATACACTTCAACTACACCATCCATGATCCCAAATATGATGACATCAGCTCTGTCTATTGCCCTGAATACAAACCCAGTGCTAAGG GAAACCCGATGCGCCAGGAGGATGTGTACATTAGACGGCGGACATCTAGGATCAAGCTGTCTAAATATGCAGCCTACAACACCTACCACCACTGTGAACAGTGTCACCAGTACCTGGGCTTCAATCCAAGATACCAG ATGTATGAGTCAACACTGCATGCCTTCACATTCACCCATCTACTGCTCGGGGAAGAGATCCAACTCTACTTCATCATCCCAAAGTCTAAAGAGCACTACTTCAGCTTCAGCAATCCTGGAGGCCAGCTGGAGAGCATGAGGCTGCCTCTCACCTCTGACTGG AGCCCAGACTGCATCAAGAGTCCAATCTTCACCCCGACCACTGGCCGTCATGAGCATGGGCTCTTTAACCTGTACCATGCTATGGACGGAGCCTCTCATCTACACATCCTGGTGGTCAAAGAATACGAGATGGCTGTGTATAAGAAATACTGGCCCAACCACATCATGCTGGTCCTGCCCACTGTCTTCAATGGAGCTGGAATAG GTGCTGCTCATTTCCTGATTAAAGAGCTCTCATATCACAACTTAGAGCTGGAGCGCAGTCGACGTTTGGAGGGAGGGGGCCCAGCAGGTGATGTCTGGCCTTTCATCATACTGGCTGATGACTCCTGTGTTATGTGGAACGCAGTGGATCTGGACACTCGAAG tgGTGCAGTGGAGCAGGCTGTGTCACTGAAGCAGGTCCTACAGCACATGGAGGCATGTCCAGACCTGGTCCAATATGGACTCTGCGGGATCAGGAAGTGGAGCAGCCGTGGACTCACAG gcAATCCAAGGAGAGAGCCGTTCTCCAGGGGTCACCTTCACGACTTCCTCCTACTCAATGTCGACCGCAGTCAGAACGTGCAGTACGACCAGAACCGCTTCACCTGTCACGATGTAGACTTCACCCTGAGGCTGCACAGTGCAGGACTGCTCGTCTGCCGGTTCAATAGCTTCAGCGTCATGAAGAAGCAGATCGCCATCGGAGGATACAGGACATTCATCATCAAGACCAAG ATGACAGATGTTCCCACCTCAGTTGGGCCATCGCAGTACGTTTGTGCCCCAGACAGCAAGCACCTTTTCTTGGCTACACCTGCTCAGTTGCTCCTGGAGAAATACCTCCAACACACCAGCCAGAAGCTGTTTCCCCTCAGCACCAAGAACTACGCACACCCTGTACTGTCTGTGGACTGCTACCTCAACCTGGGGCCTGAG GTGACGGTGTGTTTTGTGAGTTCCAGACCTCACTCTGTCAACATCAGCACTGCAGGGCTACTTTTCAGCggcctcctcctctgttttgcTGACTCCTTTGTGACTGCTGGGTTCCTCAAGAAGTTCACCTTCCTCCAAG GTGCGACTCTGTGTGTCATTGGTGCAGATCGTAGCTCCTTGAGGCAAACGGTGGGCAGGCTGGAGCTAGAGGAGGAGTGGAGGTTCAGGCTCAGTGACGAATTCCAGACTGCCAACGCCAAAGAGGACCGACCACTCTTCTTTTTGACTGGAAAACATATATGA